The following coding sequences lie in one Buchnera aphidicola (Macrosiphum euphorbiae) genomic window:
- the rpsM gene encoding 30S ribosomal protein S13, giving the protein MARIAGINIPEHKHTLIALTAIYGIGKKRSKLICSITNIPEHSKIIDLSEEQIDLLRTHVAKYVIEGDLRRERTLNIKRLIDLSCYRGLRHRRSLPVHGQRTKTNARTCKGPRKPIKK; this is encoded by the coding sequence ATGGCACGTATTGCAGGTATTAATATTCCTGAACATAAGCATACTTTAATTGCATTAACTGCAATATATGGAATTGGTAAAAAACGGTCTAAATTGATTTGTTCTATTACAAATATTCCTGAACATTCTAAAATTATAGATTTAAGTGAAGAACAGATTGATCTTTTAAGAACACATGTAGCAAAATATGTTATTGAAGGTGATTTAAGAAGAGAGAGAACTTTAAATATTAAGCGTTTAATTGATCTAAGCTGTTATCGTGGTTTACGTCATCGTAGGAGTTTGCCAGTACATGGACAAAGAACTAAAACTAATGCTAGAACTTGTAAAGGTCCTCGAAAACCAATAAAAAAATAA
- the rpmJ gene encoding 50S ribosomal protein L36, translating to MKVQASVKILCRNCKIIRRNNVVRVICSNDPKHKQRQG from the coding sequence ATGAAGGTACAAGCTTCTGTAAAAATACTTTGTCGAAACTGCAAAATAATAAGAAGGAACAATGTTGTAAGAGTTATCTGTAGTAATGATCCAAAACACAAGCAACGTCAAGGTTAG
- the rpmD gene encoding 50S ribosomal protein L30 gives MKNIKITQIKSAIGRLPKHKKTLIGLGLRYIGHTVIREDTASIQGMIKKISYILKIQEE, from the coding sequence ATGAAAAACATAAAAATCACTCAAATAAAAAGTGCTATAGGAAGATTACCTAAGCACAAAAAAACATTGATTGGACTTGGACTGCGTTATATAGGACACACTGTCATACGTGAAGATACAGCATCTATTCAAGGTATGATTAAAAAAATTTCATATATTTTAAAAATACAAGAGGAGTAA
- the fmt gene encoding methionyl-tRNA formyltransferase produces the protein MKKLKIIFAGTEYFSAEHLKALINSAHSVISVITQPDRSSGRGQKITFSPVKKLSINNKIPIFQPLNLNDKNFQNKLLELNADIMIVVSYGKIIPKKIFTMFPKGCINVHASLLPRWRGATPIQSSILHGDKKTGISIININEKIDSGTIIHSKICNISSKDTTKSLSLKLIEIGIKALLEVLEKIILNTIITKKQNEKNAILSKKIYKKDGLLNWNLQAEKLERLIRAFNPWPVCYFLLHNTTIKVWQSTVIPIIQSNFSVGEIICANKYGIQINTSHKILNIEKLQLPGKKIMDVKNMIISKKNLFKIGTII, from the coding sequence TTGAAAAAATTAAAAATTATTTTTGCTGGTACAGAATATTTTTCTGCCGAACATTTAAAGGCACTAATTAATTCTGCACATAGCGTAATTTCAGTAATTACTCAACCAGATCGTTCTTCTGGAAGAGGACAAAAAATTACTTTTTCCCCTGTAAAAAAACTATCTATAAATAACAAAATTCCTATTTTTCAGCCTTTAAATTTAAATGATAAAAATTTTCAAAATAAACTATTAGAACTTAATGCAGATATTATGATAGTTGTATCTTATGGAAAAATTATACCAAAAAAGATTTTTACTATGTTTCCTAAAGGGTGTATTAATGTTCATGCTTCACTATTACCTAGATGGCGAGGAGCAACTCCGATTCAATCATCAATTTTACATGGTGATAAAAAAACAGGTATAAGCATTATTAATATAAACGAGAAAATTGATTCTGGTACCATAATACATTCAAAAATATGCAATATATCATCTAAAGATACCACTAAAAGTTTATCTTTGAAATTAATCGAAATTGGAATTAAAGCATTATTAGAAGTCTTAGAAAAAATTATCTTAAATACAATTATTACAAAAAAACAAAATGAAAAAAATGCTATTTTATCAAAAAAAATATATAAAAAAGATGGTTTATTAAACTGGAACTTACAAGCTGAAAAATTAGAACGTTTAATACGAGCTTTTAATCCATGGCCTGTATGTTATTTTTTATTACACAACACAACTATAAAGGTATGGCAATCAACTGTAATTCCTATAATACAATCAAATTTTTCTGTAGGAGAAATTATCTGTGCTAACAAATATGGAATTCAAATTAATACATCTCATAAAATATTAAATATCGAAAAATTACAATTACCTGGAAAAAAAATTATGGATGTTAAAAACATGATTATTTCTAAAAAAAATTTATTTAAAATCGGTACTATTATATAA
- the rplO gene encoding 50S ribosomal protein L15 translates to MYLNTLSPANGARQNRKRLGRGIGSGFGKTAGRGHKGQKSRSGSSIRRGFEGGQMPLYRRLPKFGFNSRKKNITTEVRLSDLSNLSTNIIDLKILKKENIVKKNIKHAKIIFTGKLNVPLIIRGLLVTKGARSEIENSGGKIEG, encoded by the coding sequence ATGTATTTAAACACTCTTTCTCCAGCAAATGGAGCACGTCAGAATCGAAAAAGATTAGGTCGCGGTATTGGTTCAGGTTTTGGTAAAACTGCAGGTCGCGGTCATAAAGGGCAAAAATCTAGATCAGGAAGCAGCATTCGTCGTGGTTTTGAAGGAGGACAAATGCCTTTATATAGAAGACTTCCTAAATTTGGTTTTAATTCTAGAAAAAAAAATATTACAACAGAAGTTCGTTTATCAGATTTATCAAATTTATCTACAAATATTATTGATCTTAAAATATTAAAAAAAGAAAATATTGTTAAAAAAAATATTAAACATGCCAAGATAATTTTTACAGGAAAATTAAATGTTCCTTTAATAATTCGAGGTTTACTTGTTACTAAAGGTGCTCGTTCTGAAATTGAAAATTCTGGTGGTAAAATTGAAGGATAA
- a CDS encoding DUF494 family protein, which produces MFDILIYLFENYVHSESRISIDYDSLTNDLSDIGFQKRDIYNALRWLKNLSCYKKNIISSINLLSNQISTRIYTQEESFKLNVDCRGFIIFLEQLEILTLDTREMIIERIMELDINEINLEDLKWIVLIVLFNVPGCETVYRKLENLLFNFKEDVIH; this is translated from the coding sequence ATGTTTGATATATTAATATATTTGTTTGAAAATTATGTTCATAGTGAATCAAGAATTTCTATTGATTACGATAGTTTAACTAATGATTTGTCTGATATAGGTTTTCAAAAACGAGATATTTATAATGCTTTACGTTGGTTAAAAAATCTTTCTTGTTATAAGAAGAATATTATTTCATCTATTAATTTGTTATCTAATCAGATTTCTACTCGAATTTATACTCAAGAAGAATCTTTTAAATTAAATGTTGATTGTCGTGGTTTTATAATTTTTTTAGAACAGTTAGAAATATTAACATTAGATACACGAGAAATGATTATTGAAAGAATTATGGAATTAGATATTAATGAAATAAATCTTGAAGATTTAAAATGGATTGTATTAATTGTATTATTTAATGTTCCTGGATGTGAAACAGTATATCGTAAACTTGAAAATTTGTTATTTAATTTCAAAGAAGACGTTATTCATTAA
- the rpsK gene encoding 30S ribosomal protein S11 — MVKNSTSIRTRKRVKKQILDGIAHIHASFNNTIVTITDRQGNALGWATSGGSGFRGSRKSTPFAAQVAAERCAEIVKDYGIKNLEVMVKGPGPGRESTIRALNAAGFRITNITDVTPIPHNGCRPPKKRRV, encoded by the coding sequence ATGGTAAAGAATTCAACATCTATTCGTACGCGTAAACGTGTTAAAAAACAAATTTTAGATGGTATAGCTCATATTCATGCATCTTTTAATAATACTATCGTAACTATCACTGATAGACAAGGCAATGCTTTAGGTTGGGCAACTTCTGGCGGTTCTGGTTTTAGAGGTTCTCGAAAATCTACTCCTTTCGCAGCACAAGTTGCTGCTGAACGTTGTGCAGAAATAGTAAAAGATTATGGAATAAAAAATTTAGAGGTCATGGTCAAAGGTCCAGGTCCTGGTAGAGAATCTACGATTCGAGCTTTAAATGCAGCTGGATTCCGTATTACAAATATTACCGATGTAACACCAATTCCTCATAATGGTTGCCGTCCTCCTAAAAAACGTCGTGTCTGA
- a CDS encoding Sua5/YciO/YrdC/YwlC family protein — MLHEENVIAYPTESMFGLGCDPTSKKAVKKLLKLKKRSVKKGFILVASDFNQIKMYINEKNLSNKQKNKIFFHWPGPFTFLLPANREVPYWLTGKFDTIAVRLSAHMEIIKLCDTFGKALISTSANISNMTPCLTPEEVFKHFGKDFPLLSGKIGNEKNPSKIINIINGKLIRYV; from the coding sequence ATGTTACATGAAGAAAATGTGATTGCGTATCCTACAGAATCAATGTTTGGTCTAGGATGCGATCCAACGAGTAAAAAAGCAGTAAAAAAATTGCTAAAGCTAAAAAAAAGAAGTGTAAAAAAAGGTTTTATACTAGTAGCTTCAGATTTTAATCAGATAAAAATGTATATTAATGAAAAAAATTTGTCTAATAAACAAAAAAATAAAATATTTTTTCATTGGCCTGGACCATTTACTTTTTTACTTCCAGCTAATCGTGAAGTTCCTTATTGGTTGACTGGTAAATTTGATACTATAGCTGTACGCTTAAGTGCTCATATGGAAATAATAAAATTATGTGATACTTTTGGGAAAGCTTTGATATCTACAAGTGCTAATATTTCAAATATGACTCCATGTTTGACCCCTGAAGAAGTTTTTAAACATTTTGGTAAAGATTTCCCTTTATTAAGTGGAAAGATAGGCAATGAAAAAAACCCTTCTAAGATCATTAACATTATCAATGGAAAGTTAATTCGCTATGTTTAA
- a CDS encoding DNA-directed RNA polymerase subunit alpha, translating to MQNSIMDFLKPRLVDIEQISTTHTKVTLEPLERGFGHTLGNALRRILLSSMPGCAVTEVEIDGVLHEYSTKEGVQEDILEILLNLKGLAVKVYRKDEVFLTLNKSGIGSVTAADIIHDGEVEIIKPEHVICNLTYENASIKMRIRVQRGRGYIPASSRVHLEEESRPIGCLLVDACYSPIDRISYNVEAARVEQRTDLDKLVIEMETNGTIDPEEAIRRAATILAEQLEAFVDLRDVREPEIKEDKPAFEPILLRPVDDLELTVRSANCLKAEAIHYIGDLVQRTEVELLKTPNLGKKSLTEIKDILASRNLSLGMKLENWPPSSILDE from the coding sequence ATGCAGAATTCTATCATGGATTTTTTAAAACCACGTTTAGTTGATATTGAACAAATTAGTACAACACATACTAAAGTTACTTTAGAGCCATTAGAAAGAGGATTTGGTCATACACTTGGAAATGCACTTCGTAGAATTCTCCTTTCTTCTATGCCAGGATGTGCAGTAACTGAAGTTGAAATTGATGGGGTACTTCATGAATATAGTACTAAAGAGGGTGTGCAAGAAGATATTTTAGAAATATTATTAAATTTAAAAGGATTGGCTGTAAAAGTCTATAGAAAAGATGAAGTTTTTCTTACATTAAATAAATCTGGAATTGGTTCTGTCACTGCTGCAGACATTATACATGATGGTGAGGTCGAGATCATTAAACCAGAACACGTCATTTGTAATTTAACCTATGAAAATGCTTCAATTAAAATGAGGATAAGAGTACAACGTGGAAGAGGTTATATTCCCGCATCTTCAAGAGTTCATTTAGAAGAAGAATCAAGACCAATAGGTTGTTTGTTAGTAGATGCTTGTTATAGTCCAATAGATCGTATTTCTTATAATGTAGAAGCAGCACGTGTAGAACAAAGAACTGATTTAGATAAATTAGTTATTGAAATGGAAACAAATGGAACTATTGACCCAGAAGAAGCCATTCGACGGGCTGCTACTATTTTAGCAGAACAATTAGAAGCTTTTGTTGATTTAAGAGACGTTCGTGAACCTGAAATTAAAGAAGACAAACCTGCATTTGAACCTATTTTATTGCGACCAGTAGATGATTTAGAATTAACAGTTCGTTCTGCTAATTGTCTCAAAGCAGAAGCTATACACTATATTGGTGATTTAGTACAAAGAACTGAAGTAGAACTTTTGAAAACTCCTAATTTAGGAAAAAAATCTTTAACTGAAATTAAGGATATATTAGCTTCTAGAAATTTATCTCTTGGCATGAAATTAGAAAATTGGCCGCCATCAAGTATTTTAGATGAATAA
- the rpsH gene encoding 30S ribosomal protein S8: MSMQDPVADMLTRIRNGQSANKYSVKMPSSRLKKSIVELLKQEGYIKDYKITGNIKLELEVILKYFQGKSVVEMIQRISRPSLRIYKNKNNLPKVMSGLGIAVISTSQGVMTDRMARQAGLGGEVICYVA, translated from the coding sequence ATGAGCATGCAAGACCCAGTAGCAGATATGTTGACTCGTATTCGAAACGGTCAATCAGCTAATAAATATTCTGTTAAGATGCCTTCATCTAGATTAAAAAAATCAATTGTCGAACTATTAAAACAAGAAGGTTATATTAAAGATTATAAAATCACAGGTAATATTAAATTAGAATTAGAAGTTATTTTGAAATATTTTCAGGGAAAATCAGTAGTAGAAATGATTCAACGTATCAGTCGTCCTAGTTTACGAATATATAAAAATAAGAATAATTTACCTAAAGTTATGTCTGGTCTAGGTATAGCAGTGATTTCTACTTCTCAAGGTGTTATGACGGATCGTATGGCTCGTCAAGCTGGTCTTGGCGGTGAAGTTATTTGTTATGTAGCTTAA
- the rplF gene encoding 50S ribosomal protein L6, with protein sequence MSRVAKCPIVIPSDINIQLDLQNISIKGKYGHLSRTIHRSVKIEYLDNKIIFSPRLGFSDGWAQAGTSRALVNSMVIGVSKKFSKKLQFSGVGYRVSIIKGDVINMSLGYSHMITYRLPKGINAENPSPTEIIIQGIDKQLVGQIAANLRSYRVPEPYKGKGIRYSDEIVRMKEAKKK encoded by the coding sequence ATGTCTCGTGTTGCTAAATGTCCAATTGTTATTCCTTCTGATATTAACATTCAATTAGATTTACAAAATATATCAATTAAAGGAAAATATGGTCATCTTTCACGTACTATTCATCGATCAGTGAAAATTGAATATCTAGATAATAAAATAATTTTTTCGCCACGTTTAGGTTTTTCTGATGGTTGGGCGCAAGCAGGAACCTCAAGAGCTCTTGTAAATTCTATGGTTATAGGTGTTTCTAAAAAATTTAGCAAAAAATTACAATTTTCTGGAGTTGGTTATCGTGTATCAATAATAAAAGGTGATGTTATTAACATGTCACTGGGTTATTCTCATATGATTACATATCGTCTGCCTAAAGGTATTAACGCAGAAAATCCATCTCCAACAGAAATTATTATTCAAGGAATAGACAAACAATTAGTTGGGCAAATTGCAGCTAATTTGCGTTCTTATCGTGTACCGGAACCTTATAAAGGAAAAGGTATACGATATTCAGATGAAATTGTACGTATGAAAGAGGCTAAGAAGAAATAA
- the rpsD gene encoding 30S ribosomal protein S4 yields the protein MAKYLGPKLKLSRREGTDLFLKSGLRPIESKCKLEQPPGQHGIRKPRLSDYAVQLREKQKVRRLYGVLERQFKIYYKKAARLKGNTGANLLQLLESRLDNVVYRMGFGCTRAESRQLINHKSIIVNNKIVNIASYQVSPNDRISIRDKSKNQSRIKAALELVEQREKPIWLEVDQTKMEGIFKRFPERSDLSAEINEYLIVELYSK from the coding sequence ATGGCAAAATATTTAGGCCCGAAATTAAAATTAAGTCGACGTGAAGGTACTGATTTATTTCTTAAATCAGGACTTCGTCCAATAGAATCAAAATGTAAATTAGAACAGCCTCCGGGACAACATGGTATTCGCAAACCTAGATTATCTGATTATGCTGTTCAATTACGTGAAAAACAAAAGGTCCGTCGTTTATACGGTGTTTTAGAACGGCAATTTAAAATATATTATAAAAAAGCTGCTCGCTTAAAAGGCAATACCGGAGCAAATTTATTGCAGTTATTAGAATCTAGATTAGATAATGTAGTTTATCGTATGGGTTTTGGTTGTACTCGTGCCGAATCTAGACAATTAATTAATCATAAATCTATTATAGTTAATAATAAAATCGTGAATATTGCCTCATATCAAGTTTCTCCTAATGACCGAATTTCTATTAGGGATAAATCTAAAAATCAATCTCGAATTAAAGCGGCTTTAGAACTCGTTGAACAAAGAGAAAAACCAATCTGGTTAGAAGTTGATCAAACTAAAATGGAAGGTATTTTTAAAAGATTTCCTGAACGTTCTGATTTATCTGCAGAAATTAATGAATACTTAATTGTTGAACTTTATTCTAAATAG
- the rplR gene encoding 50S ribosomal protein L18: protein MSFSNKNKIISRMRRSIKTRRKLKKLGAIRLIVHRTPRHMYAQIVSSTESKVLAYASTLEKKINCTLKYTGNKEAAAQIGKIIAERALSKGIENVSFDRSGFKYHGRVQVLAESAREVGLKF, encoded by the coding sequence ATGAGTTTTTCCAATAAAAATAAAATAATTTCTCGTATGCGTCGATCTATCAAAACACGTCGTAAACTTAAAAAACTAGGTGCTATTCGACTAATTGTACATCGTACTCCACGTCATATGTATGCTCAAATAGTTTCTTCTACAGAATCAAAAGTATTGGCATATGCTTCAACTCTAGAAAAAAAAATAAATTGCACTTTGAAATATACAGGAAACAAAGAAGCTGCAGCACAAATAGGTAAAATTATTGCAGAACGAGCTTTATCCAAAGGAATAGAAAATGTTTCTTTTGATCGATCTGGTTTTAAATATCATGGTCGCGTACAAGTTTTAGCTGAATCTGCACGTGAAGTTGGACTAAAGTTTTAA
- the def gene encoding peptide deformylase, with amino-acid sequence MSLLKILYYPDIRLRLIAKPVNKIDQKIQDIARNMINTMYQEEGIGLAATQVNIQLQIIVINTMEEEKNNLVLINPEIIKKEGNISIEEGCLSIPEYRASVPRYNYIKVQAINLYGEKIEIEAKSIVSICIQHEIDHLKGKLFIDYLSKFKRERIQKKFKKIKKKDNKKIFN; translated from the coding sequence ATGTCTTTGTTAAAAATACTCTATTATCCTGATATACGTTTAAGACTTATTGCTAAACCAGTAAATAAAATTGATCAAAAAATACAAGACATTGCAAGAAATATGATAAATACAATGTATCAAGAAGAAGGAATTGGTTTAGCAGCAACTCAAGTAAATATTCAATTGCAAATTATAGTTATTAATACAATGGAAGAAGAAAAAAATAATTTAGTACTTATTAATCCTGAAATTATTAAAAAAGAAGGCAATATCAGTATTGAAGAAGGGTGTTTATCAATTCCAGAATATCGAGCTTCTGTACCAAGATATAATTATATAAAAGTTCAAGCAATTAATCTTTATGGAGAAAAAATAGAGATAGAAGCAAAATCGATAGTTTCTATTTGCATACAACACGAAATAGATCATCTGAAAGGTAAACTATTTATTGATTATCTATCAAAATTTAAAAGAGAAAGAATTCAAAAAAAATTCAAAAAAATTAAAAAAAAAGATAATAAAAAAATTTTTAATTGA
- the rplQ gene encoding 50S ribosomal protein L17, with the protein MRHRKSGRQLNRNSAHFDSMFKNMICSLLTHEIIKTTLAKAKELRRIVEPIITLSKIDTVSHRRLVFSRIRDNAIVAKLFKNLGPCFFSRLGGYTRILKCGFRSGDKAPMAYIELVDRVKKSKKEEIVEQ; encoded by the coding sequence ATGCGTCATCGGAAAAGTGGTCGTCAATTAAATCGTAATAGTGCTCATTTTGATTCTATGTTTAAAAATATGATATGTTCATTATTAACACATGAAATTATAAAAACGACTTTGGCTAAAGCAAAAGAACTACGTCGTATTGTCGAGCCTATTATTACTTTATCTAAAATAGATACTGTCTCTCATAGACGATTAGTATTTTCTCGTATTCGTGATAATGCGATAGTCGCAAAACTTTTTAAAAATTTAGGTCCTTGTTTTTTTAGTAGATTAGGCGGTTATACTCGTATTTTAAAATGTGGATTTCGATCTGGAGATAAAGCTCCAATGGCCTATATTGAATTAGTTGATCGTGTTAAAAAAAGTAAAAAAGAAGAAATTGTAGAACAATAA
- the secY gene encoding preprotein translocase subunit SecY, giving the protein MVKKLGLNFKNTKKNVSELKQRIIFLIAAIIIFRIGSFIPIPGIDTTILSKILNEQKGTIVEMFNMFSGGALSRASIFALGIMPYISASIIVQLLTLVYPALSEMKKEGESGRHKINQYTRYATLILALVQSVGIATTLPNIVGMRTIIINIDFCFYLIAIISLVTGTMFLMWLGELITEHGIGNGISIIIFIGIIAGLPSAIGNTIEKTRQGDLHFLLFLFILLLIFLVIFLVVFIERGQRKIIVHYAQRQQGRRIYAAQSTHLPLKINMSGVIPAIFASSVVLFPATVISWCKVSSEWLKTISSYLQPNQPLYLILYISAIVFFCFFYTGLVFNPRETADNLKKSGAFISGIRPGEQTAKYIDKIMLRLTLVGSLYITFICLIPEFMRSAMNVPFYFGGTSLLIVVVVIMDFITQIQTLIMSNQYESMLKKANLD; this is encoded by the coding sequence ATGGTTAAAAAATTAGGATTAAATTTCAAAAATACTAAAAAAAATGTCAGTGAGCTAAAACAGAGAATTATTTTTCTAATAGCAGCTATTATTATTTTTCGTATTGGTTCGTTTATTCCAATTCCTGGAATTGATACTACGATTTTATCTAAAATATTAAACGAACAAAAAGGTACTATTGTTGAGATGTTTAATATGTTTTCTGGTGGTGCTTTGAGTCGTGCTTCTATTTTTGCTTTAGGCATTATGCCCTATATATCTGCTTCTATTATCGTGCAATTATTAACACTAGTATATCCTGCTTTATCTGAAATGAAAAAAGAAGGAGAATCTGGACGTCATAAAATTAATCAGTATACTAGATATGCCACCTTAATATTAGCTCTTGTTCAGTCTGTTGGAATTGCTACTACTCTTCCTAATATAGTAGGAATGCGTACAATTATAATAAATATTGATTTTTGTTTTTATTTAATTGCTATTATAAGTTTAGTAACTGGTACCATGTTTTTAATGTGGCTGGGAGAATTAATTACAGAACATGGTATTGGTAATGGTATTTCAATTATTATTTTTATAGGAATAATAGCTGGTCTACCTTCGGCGATTGGGAATACTATTGAAAAAACAAGACAGGGAGATTTGCATTTTTTATTGTTTTTGTTTATTTTATTGTTGATTTTTTTAGTTATTTTTCTTGTTGTTTTTATAGAAAGAGGGCAAAGAAAAATTATTGTACATTATGCGCAACGCCAACAGGGTCGTCGTATATATGCAGCTCAAAGTACTCATTTGCCTTTAAAAATTAATATGTCTGGTGTTATACCTGCCATTTTTGCTTCTAGTGTTGTTCTGTTTCCTGCAACTGTCATATCTTGGTGCAAAGTAAGTAGTGAATGGTTAAAAACTATTTCATCTTATTTACAACCTAATCAACCTTTATATTTAATTTTATACATATCTGCAATAGTATTTTTTTGTTTTTTTTATACAGGATTAGTTTTTAATCCTCGTGAAACAGCAGATAATTTAAAAAAATCAGGGGCTTTTATTTCCGGTATTAGACCCGGAGAACAAACAGCAAAATATATTGATAAAATTATGTTAAGACTAACACTAGTTGGTTCTTTATATATTACATTTATTTGTTTGATTCCAGAATTTATGCGAAGTGCTATGAATGTTCCTTTTTATTTTGGTGGCACTTCATTATTAATTGTTGTGGTAGTTATTATGGATTTTATTACTCAAATTCAAACATTGATAATGTCTAATCAATATGAATCTATGCTAAAAAAAGCTAATCTAGATTAG
- the aroE gene encoding shikimate dehydrogenase, giving the protein MFKNQSFNYAVFGNPIDHSKSPKIHSLFAKKTGIVHTYKSVNVPLDKFNIVLKNFFKQGGQGANITAPFKQEAYLFCDKLTERAKIAKSVNTFKKMDDQYILGDNTDGIGLLSDLIRLNFIKKKCSILIIGAGGAVKGVLFPLLSFGCSIFISNRTFSNAKKLVSQFHEYGDINVFDKNLLNIKYFDLIINATSKFIEKKDDFVPLSVVSSKTCFYDMNYQIDNTIFINWCIKIGANFFSNGIGMLVFQAAHSFFLWYNVLPKTGDIIDILKK; this is encoded by the coding sequence ATGTTTAAAAACCAAAGTTTTAATTATGCTGTATTTGGAAATCCTATTGATCATAGTAAATCTCCTAAAATTCATAGTTTATTTGCGAAAAAAACAGGCATTGTTCATACTTATAAATCTGTTAATGTTCCATTAGATAAGTTTAATATTGTTTTGAAAAATTTTTTTAAACAAGGTGGTCAAGGTGCTAATATTACAGCACCATTTAAACAAGAAGCTTATTTATTTTGTGATAAATTAACTGAAAGAGCTAAAATTGCTAAATCTGTGAACACATTTAAAAAAATGGATGATCAATATATTTTAGGAGACAATACAGATGGAATTGGATTATTATCTGATTTGATTAGATTAAATTTTATAAAAAAGAAGTGTTCAATATTAATAATTGGTGCGGGTGGGGCTGTTAAAGGAGTTCTTTTTCCTCTTTTATCATTTGGATGTTCAATTTTTATTTCAAATAGAACTTTTTCAAATGCTAAAAAATTAGTTTCACAATTTCATGAATATGGGGACATCAACGTATTTGATAAAAATTTATTGAATATAAAATATTTTGATTTGATTATTAATGCAACATCAAAATTTATTGAAAAAAAAGATGATTTTGTTCCTTTATCTGTAGTTTCTTCAAAAACTTGTTTTTATGATATGAATTATCAAATAGATAATACAATTTTTATTAATTGGTGTATTAAAATAGGAGCCAATTTTTTTTCTAATGGCATAGGAATGTTAGTTTTTCAAGCCGCTCATTCTTTTTTTTTATGGTATAATGTTCTTCCAAAAACAGGTGATATTATTGATATTTTAAAAAAATAA
- the rpsE gene encoding 30S ribosomal protein S5 — MANIEKKNNSDLQEKLITVNRVSKTVKGGRIFSFTALTVVGNGDGRVGFGYGKAREVPAAIQKAMEKARRNMITIPLVNKTLQHSLKGSHTGSNVFMKPASDGTGIIAGGAMRAVLEVAGIHNVLAKTYGSTNPINVVRATMNGLINMKSPEMIAAKRNKRIEDILG, encoded by the coding sequence ATGGCTAATATTGAAAAAAAGAACAATAGTGATTTACAAGAAAAATTAATTACAGTAAATCGTGTTTCAAAAACAGTTAAAGGTGGTCGTATATTTTCTTTTACAGCATTAACTGTAGTAGGAAATGGAGATGGACGAGTTGGTTTTGGTTATGGAAAAGCACGTGAAGTTCCTGCTGCTATTCAAAAAGCTATGGAAAAAGCTAGACGTAATATGATTACTATACCGTTAGTTAATAAAACTCTACAACATTCATTAAAAGGTTCTCATACTGGATCAAATGTTTTTATGAAACCAGCTTCTGATGGAACAGGAATTATTGCGGGTGGAGCTATGCGTGCAGTTTTAGAAGTGGCAGGTATACATAATGTGCTAGCTAAAACTTATGGTTCCACGAATCCTATCAATGTAGTTCGGGCTACTATGAATGGGCTAATTAATATGAAATCCCCAGAAATGATAGCTGCTAAAAGAAATAAACGTATTGAAGATATATTAGGATAA